In the genome of Ignavibacteria bacterium, one region contains:
- a CDS encoding Hpt domain-containing protein has product MEINTDELFDFNIIESLKELDEPGEPSFYTELITVYLGQSPGLIDEIRNSYNMKDAEQMSKAAHTLKGSSLNVGVRKFAEICKELELKGKNNDFDNVDKLLENLDVYYLITVKELMKIASL; this is encoded by the coding sequence ATGGAAATTAATACTGATGAGTTATTTGATTTTAATATAATCGAAAGCTTAAAAGAACTGGATGAACCTGGAGAGCCGTCTTTTTATACTGAACTGATAACTGTTTATTTGGGACAATCGCCGGGACTTATTGATGAAATAAGAAACTCATATAATATGAAAGATGCTGAGCAAATGAGTAAAGCAGCTCACACTTTAAAAGGTTCGAGTTTAAATGTAGGAGTCCGCAAATTTGCCGAAATTTGTAAGGAATTGGAACTAAAAGGTAAAAATAACGATTTTGATAATGTAGATAAACTATTGGAAAATCTGGATGTTTATTATTTAATTACAGTTAAAGAGTTAATGAAGATAGCGAGTCTTTAG
- a CDS encoding response regulator, which yields MDYLMFMNADNGIKNSILGGQSAQDLASIHAWLCNLENYIKIPEYADRFVDLMKNLTNQQGGNAIASQFFDKLQEEKIRVLLQQICKSFKSDIDTIYPDFNTLSIGDLRKILIQQISDYKKHNESIYKAINVINDAIYKTDPTGKIVFVNLAWEKLSGFSEKETIGKEKVKFVHPEDKDEFLNSFQKSLAENSNLDSGEYRIVTKENSIKVVAYHRYLLFDENDNYIGSTGILTDVTDRKKYELELIKAKENAETALKAKSEFLAIMSHEIRTPMNGVIGMTGLLLETKLSPEQKEYVETIRVSGDTLLTIINDILDFSKIESGKMKLEEQPFELRECIEDAYDLLATKAVQKKLDLLHLIDEHVPAFIIGDVTRLRQILVNLVSNAVKFTDQGEVFINVKKNKDLGNGEIELIFSVKDTGIGIPKEKLDVIFQSFSQADSSITRRFGGTGLGLSICSKLVTLMGGKIWVESEAGKGSTFYFTIKTASSTVTPARVYLKSKLSILNNKRVLIVDDNKTNRQILTLQTQSWGLIPKAASSGAEALDWLKNNEPFDFAIVDMQMPDMDGLFLGKEIRKLYNKSKLPMIMLTSLGQPDDNIETFNEVFSYYISKPIKQSHLLDIIMGLFENEIIKKTFDESKPDDSAIKSNPIRILIAEDNFLNQKLAVKILGQIGYKADVAGNGIEVVESLNRQHYDIVFMDIQMPEMDGVKTTKYILKHWKNFRRPKIIAMTANAMTGDKEKFIAEGMDDYISKPIVMDDLKQLMSRWSEIIKKELETTKTRPKVSMLLDLALIIDLNNENGNGSGSEFKNIVNIYKSVAPQLIKNIRSSQSAKNVNMFKKYTNDLKRVSYRVGAKRLAEVCLKLEKINDVDDYSELGKIVDRVEDLYKLTLNELENLN from the coding sequence ATGGACTATCTAATGTTTATGAATGCGGATAACGGTATAAAGAACTCTATATTGGGGGGACAATCAGCTCAAGACTTAGCCAGTATTCATGCCTGGCTTTGCAACCTCGAGAATTACATTAAAATCCCTGAATATGCAGACCGTTTTGTTGATTTAATGAAGAATTTAACAAATCAGCAAGGCGGTAATGCCATTGCTTCGCAGTTTTTTGACAAGCTGCAGGAAGAAAAAATCAGGGTTTTACTTCAACAAATCTGCAAAAGTTTTAAATCTGATATCGATACCATTTATCCGGACTTCAACACACTCTCCATTGGTGACCTCAGAAAAATTTTAATTCAGCAGATAAGCGATTACAAAAAGCACAATGAAAGTATTTATAAGGCAATAAATGTAATCAACGATGCAATTTACAAAACCGATCCGACGGGAAAAATTGTTTTTGTAAATCTTGCCTGGGAAAAACTTTCCGGTTTCTCCGAGAAAGAAACTATAGGTAAAGAAAAAGTTAAATTTGTACATCCGGAAGACAAAGATGAATTTTTAAATTCATTTCAGAAATCCTTAGCTGAAAACAGCAATCTTGACAGCGGCGAGTATAGAATCGTCACAAAAGAGAATAGCATAAAAGTCGTTGCATACCATAGATATTTATTATTCGATGAGAATGATAATTACATTGGCTCTACAGGTATATTAACAGATGTTACTGACAGAAAAAAATATGAGCTTGAACTTATCAAAGCAAAAGAGAATGCCGAGACTGCTTTGAAAGCAAAGTCAGAGTTCCTTGCAATAATGAGCCACGAAATCAGAACACCTATGAACGGTGTTATCGGTATGACAGGTTTGCTCCTTGAAACAAAATTATCTCCCGAACAAAAAGAATATGTAGAGACAATCCGTGTAAGCGGTGATACTTTGCTTACGATTATAAATGACATACTTGACTTCTCGAAAATAGAGTCAGGAAAGATGAAGCTTGAAGAACAGCCGTTTGAGCTTCGCGAATGCATAGAAGATGCTTATGACCTTCTTGCAACAAAAGCTGTGCAGAAGAAACTTGACCTTCTGCATTTGATTGATGAGCACGTTCCTGCCTTCATAATTGGCGATGTAACACGATTAAGGCAGATACTTGTAAATCTTGTTTCCAATGCAGTAAAATTCACCGATCAGGGTGAAGTATTTATTAATGTAAAGAAAAATAAAGATCTCGGAAACGGCGAGATTGAATTAATTTTCTCTGTTAAAGATACCGGTATCGGTATTCCTAAAGAAAAACTTGATGTAATATTCCAATCTTTCTCACAAGCTGATTCATCCATAACAAGACGATTTGGCGGAACAGGGCTTGGTTTAAGTATATGTTCGAAGCTTGTCACACTTATGGGTGGAAAAATCTGGGTTGAGAGTGAAGCAGGAAAGGGGTCAACATTTTATTTTACCATAAAAACTGCATCATCTACCGTTACTCCTGCAAGAGTTTATTTGAAATCAAAACTTTCAATTCTAAATAATAAGCGTGTTCTTATCGTTGACGATAATAAAACCAACAGGCAGATATTAACACTTCAGACACAATCATGGGGATTGATTCCAAAAGCCGCATCAAGTGGTGCTGAAGCCCTTGATTGGCTTAAAAATAATGAACCGTTTGATTTTGCAATAGTAGATATGCAAATGCCTGATATGGATGGACTGTTTCTCGGTAAAGAAATCAGGAAACTGTACAATAAATCGAAGCTTCCTATGATTATGTTAACATCACTGGGTCAGCCTGATGATAATATTGAAACGTTTAATGAGGTTTTTTCCTATTATATCAGCAAGCCGATAAAACAATCCCATCTTCTTGATATTATAATGGGACTTTTTGAAAATGAAATTATTAAAAAAACATTTGATGAAAGCAAACCTGATGATTCGGCTATTAAGAGTAATCCTATAAGGATTCTCATTGCAGAAGATAATTTCCTTAATCAAAAGCTTGCAGTAAAAATTCTCGGTCAGATAGGTTACAAAGCAGATGTTGCAGGCAATGGTATTGAAGTTGTGGAATCTTTAAACAGACAACATTATGACATAGTGTTTATGGATATACAAATGCCTGAAATGGACGGGGTAAAAACTACAAAATATATTTTAAAGCACTGGAAAAATTTCAGACGCCCGAAAATCATTGCTATGACTGCAAATGCAATGACGGGGGATAAAGAAAAATTTATTGCCGAAGGCATGGATGATTATATCAGCAAGCCGATTGTTATGGATGATCTAAAGCAGCTAATGTCAAGATGGTCTGAAATTATAAAGAAAGAGCTTGAAACCACCAAAACACGACCTAAGGTCAGCATGCTTCTCGACCTTGCCTTAATTATTGATTTGAATAATGAAAACGGTAATGGCAGTGGTTCGGAATTTAAGAATATTGTTAATATTTATAAAAGTGTTGCGCCTCAATTAATAAAAAACATTCGTTCATCCCAAAGTGCTAAGAATGTCAATATGTTCAAGAAGTATACAAACGATTTAAAACGTGTAAGTTATCGTGTCGGAGCAAAACGTCTTGCTGAGGTCTGCCTGAAGCTTGAAAAAATTAATGATGTTGATGACTATTCGGAACTTGGTAAAATTGTCGACAGGGTTGAAGACTTGTATAAACTTACTCTTAATGAACTCGAAAATCTTAATTAA
- the aspS gene encoding aspartate--tRNA ligase: MSFSQRTHTCGELRLSDLDKNVTLNGWVAKKRDLGGLFFIDLRDRYGITQLKISPDNKALIDIAATLGNEFVISATGKVIKRESINKNIPTGDIEIEVSNIEVLNESKQTPFVVEEDVKASEELRFKYRYLDLRRNSMTRNMIVRNQVFQIVHKYFEKHGFLEIETPILMKSTPEGARDYLVPSRVHKGKFYALPQSPQTYKQILMVAGIDKYVQICKCFRDEDLRADRQPEFTQIDLEMSFVKQEDVFRITEGLMKEIWKGVLNIDIDTPFTQLTYDECIKYYGIDKPDLRVKGDMRIADITHHLANSQFAPFKNAIDAKGIIAGIKLSGQQVSRKIIDNLTEIVKSNGLGGLAYIKLTAEGVQSPLTKSLGPEEMKLILESFENPAEGDTIFILSGEFKKVSEVLGLLRLNLADTFNLYDDSKPAFLWVTDFPLFRYDEEEKRYAGEHHIFTMPKAEHLHLLESNKAEDILAIRADCYDLVLNGQELASGSIRIHKSDIQKRVFDIIGLTDEESRQKFGFVLDAFSYGAPPHGGIAPGLDRIVASLCGTKDIREVIAFPKTTSAASLMDENPSPVSEQQLKELGIKLS; encoded by the coding sequence ATGTCTTTTTCTCAAAGAACGCATACCTGTGGTGAGCTTCGTTTATCTGATTTGGATAAAAATGTAACATTAAACGGCTGGGTTGCCAAAAAACGTGACCTTGGTGGTTTATTCTTCATCGATTTACGCGACCGTTACGGCATTACACAACTCAAAATCAGTCCTGACAATAAAGCATTAATTGATATAGCAGCTACTTTGGGAAATGAATTTGTTATTTCAGCAACGGGAAAAGTTATTAAACGCGAAAGCATAAATAAAAACATCCCGACAGGGGACATAGAAATAGAAGTTTCGAATATCGAGGTTTTAAACGAGTCAAAACAGACTCCGTTTGTCGTTGAAGAAGACGTGAAAGCATCTGAAGAACTGCGCTTCAAGTACCGTTATCTTGATTTACGGCGCAATTCAATGACGCGAAATATGATTGTGAGAAATCAGGTTTTTCAGATTGTTCATAAATATTTCGAAAAGCACGGTTTTCTTGAAATCGAAACTCCTATTTTAATGAAATCAACTCCCGAAGGTGCAAGAGACTATCTTGTTCCGTCACGAGTTCACAAAGGTAAGTTTTATGCTCTCCCGCAGTCACCCCAGACTTATAAACAGATTTTAATGGTTGCTGGAATCGACAAATACGTCCAGATTTGTAAATGCTTCCGTGATGAAGATTTGCGCGCTGACAGACAGCCGGAATTTACTCAGATTGACCTTGAAATGAGCTTCGTGAAACAGGAAGACGTTTTCAGAATCACTGAAGGTCTTATGAAAGAAATTTGGAAAGGTGTTCTGAATATCGACATCGATACTCCGTTCACTCAACTTACATATGATGAATGTATAAAATATTACGGCATTGATAAACCGGACTTGCGTGTAAAAGGGGATATGAGAATTGCTGACATAACACATCATCTCGCGAATTCACAATTCGCACCATTTAAAAATGCAATCGATGCAAAGGGAATTATTGCCGGTATTAAGTTAAGCGGTCAGCAGGTTTCAAGAAAAATTATCGATAACTTAACCGAGATTGTTAAATCAAACGGACTCGGAGGTCTTGCTTACATAAAATTAACTGCCGAAGGAGTTCAATCTCCGCTTACAAAATCACTCGGACCTGAGGAAATGAAATTAATTCTTGAATCGTTTGAAAACCCTGCAGAAGGTGATACCATTTTTATTTTAAGCGGTGAATTTAAAAAGGTCAGTGAAGTTCTTGGTTTGTTAAGATTAAATCTTGCAGATACTTTTAATCTTTATGATGATTCAAAACCTGCTTTCTTATGGGTAACTGATTTTCCTTTATTCAGATATGACGAAGAAGAAAAACGTTATGCAGGGGAGCATCATATTTTTACTATGCCGAAGGCAGAGCATCTGCATTTACTTGAAAGCAATAAAGCCGAAGATATTCTTGCAATCAGAGCTGACTGTTATGATTTGGTTTTAAACGGTCAGGAGCTTGCAAGCGGAAGCATAAGAATACACAAAAGCGATATTCAAAAACGAGTGTTTGACATAATCGGGCTGACAGATGAAGAGTCACGCCAAAAATTCGGATTTGTTCTCGATGCATTTTCATACGGTGCTCCTCCGCACGGTGGTATTGCTCCGGGTTTAGATAGAATCGTTGCAAGTTTATGCGGAACAAAAGATATACGCGAAGTGATTGCATTCCCCAAAACTACAAGCGCTGCATCGCTTATGGATGAAAACCCAAGCCCTGTCTCGGAACAACAGCTTAAAGAATTGGGTATTAAATTATCATAG
- the ahcY gene encoding adenosylhomocysteinase, which produces MSSTTVKEKTATKPKYKVKDINLADWGRKEIKLAEAEMPGLMTIREEYKASQPLKGARIAGCLHMTIQTAVLIETLVALGAEVTWSSCNIFSTQDHAAAAIAAAGIPVYAWKGMNEEEFNWCIEQTLFFPDGQPLNMILDDGGDLTNMVLDEYPELVANIKGISEETTTGVHRLYDRMKAGTLPLPSINVNDSVTKSKFDNKYGCKESLVDAIRRATDIMLAGKVAVVAGYGDVGKGSAASLRGAGARVIVTEIDPICALQAAMDGYKVTTMDEAVKEVDIVVTATGNFNIVTDRHFKALKDKAIVCNIGHFDNEIDMAWLNENYGHTKDTIKPQVDLYTLDGKDIIVLAEGRLVNLGCAMGHPSFVMSNSFTNQVLAQIELWQNSEKYENKVYVLPKHLDEKVARLHLEKIGVKLEKLTPQQADYISVPVDGPYKNDLYRY; this is translated from the coding sequence TTGAGTTCTACAACCGTAAAGGAAAAAACCGCAACGAAACCGAAATATAAAGTAAAAGATATAAACTTAGCTGACTGGGGACGAAAAGAAATAAAGCTTGCAGAAGCTGAAATGCCGGGATTAATGACAATCCGTGAAGAATATAAAGCATCACAACCGCTTAAAGGCGCAAGAATTGCCGGATGTCTTCACATGACAATTCAAACCGCAGTTTTAATAGAAACATTGGTAGCTCTCGGAGCTGAAGTTACATGGTCATCATGCAATATTTTTTCAACACAAGACCATGCTGCTGCTGCTATTGCTGCTGCAGGAATTCCTGTTTATGCATGGAAAGGAATGAATGAGGAAGAATTTAACTGGTGTATCGAACAGACATTGTTTTTCCCTGACGGTCAGCCGTTGAATATGATTCTTGATGATGGCGGTGATTTAACAAATATGGTTCTCGATGAATATCCTGAGTTGGTTGCAAACATCAAAGGAATTTCAGAAGAAACGACAACAGGTGTTCACAGATTATATGACAGAATGAAAGCAGGAACATTGCCGCTTCCTTCTATCAATGTTAACGACTCTGTTACAAAATCAAAATTTGATAATAAATACGGATGTAAAGAATCTCTTGTTGATGCTATCAGAAGAGCAACTGATATAATGCTTGCAGGTAAAGTTGCCGTTGTTGCAGGTTATGGTGATGTTGGAAAAGGTTCTGCTGCTTCTTTAAGAGGTGCCGGAGCAAGAGTTATCGTTACTGAGATAGACCCTATCTGTGCTTTACAGGCAGCAATGGACGGATATAAAGTTACGACAATGGATGAAGCTGTTAAAGAAGTTGATATAGTCGTTACTGCAACAGGAAACTTCAACATTGTAACTGACAGACATTTTAAAGCTTTAAAAGATAAAGCTATTGTCTGTAACATCGGTCACTTTGATAATGAAATTGATATGGCTTGGTTAAACGAAAATTACGGACACACAAAAGACACCATTAAACCACAGGTTGATTTATATACACTTGACGGAAAAGATATTATTGTTCTTGCTGAAGGTCGTTTGGTAAACCTTGGTTGTGCAATGGGACATCCATCATTCGTGATGTCAAACTCATTCACAAATCAGGTACTTGCGCAAATCGAGTTGTGGCAGAATAGCGAGAAGTATGAGAACAAAGTTTATGTTCTTCCAAAACATCTCGATGAAAAAGTTGCAAGACTTCACCTTGAGAAAATCGGTGTTAAGCTTGAGAAGTTAACTCCGCAACAGGCTGATTATATCAGCGTACCTGTTGACGGACCATACAAAAACGATTTATACAGATATTAA
- a CDS encoding T9SS type A sorting domain-containing protein — translation MDKIDSTTVYGNGRTNHGGDVIYKTTNKGITWDSVSISTNNGYASISFVNRDTGWVTGVEGDSLTIWRTTNGGVTLVPQKRNMGDGNLFFLKQSIGGNYYGWIAEKGEGIYRTTNGGINWTLMSNVIGTIYFLNQDTGWRTFGGEMFKTTNSGANWINQPLPSGNQILNRTIERFDVVNSNVIYGVGGNRFLGPGQFKGIIWKTTNGGDVWGFQQPDTSISIGLYNVIDFIDTNTGWAYNSSGMYGAFTNVGAGPITNITKEITSVNTDNYELKQNYPNPFNPSTKISFSIPQSNFVKLKVYNVLGKEVAVLVNENLARGTNEYAFNGTNLASGMYFYKIETNSYAQTKKMLLLK, via the coding sequence ATGGATAAAATTGATAGCACAACTGTATATGGAAATGGAAGAACAAATCATGGTGGTGATGTTATATATAAAACTACAAATAAAGGTATAACTTGGGATAGTGTATCAATATCAACTAATAATGGATATGCAAGCATTTCATTTGTAAATCGAGATACAGGCTGGGTAACAGGAGTTGAAGGAGATTCATTAACAATTTGGAGGACAACAAATGGGGGCGTAACTTTAGTACCACAAAAAAGAAATATGGGTGATGGAAATTTATTCTTTCTAAAACAATCAATCGGAGGAAATTATTACGGATGGATAGCAGAAAAAGGTGAAGGAATATATAGAACCACTAATGGAGGTATTAACTGGACTTTAATGTCAAACGTAATTGGAACAATATATTTTTTAAATCAGGACACAGGTTGGAGAACATTTGGAGGTGAGATGTTTAAAACAACAAACAGCGGAGCTAACTGGATAAATCAACCTCTGCCTTCAGGAAATCAAATTTTAAATAGAACTATAGAAAGATTTGATGTGGTAAATAGTAATGTAATATATGGTGTTGGCGGAAACAGGTTTTTAGGTCCCGGGCAGTTTAAAGGAATAATATGGAAAACAACAAATGGCGGTGATGTATGGGGATTTCAGCAACCGGATACATCAATATCAATAGGATTATATAACGTCATAGATTTTATAGATACAAATACCGGTTGGGCTTATAATTCAAGCGGAATGTATGGAGCATTTACTAATGTGGGTGCCGGACCAATTACGAATATTACAAAAGAAATTACATCAGTTAATACTGACAACTATGAATTAAAACAGAATTATCCTAACCCTTTCAATCCTTCTACAAAGATTTCATTTTCTATTCCTCAAAGCAATTTCGTTAAATTAAAGGTTTATAATGTTCTAGGAAAAGAGGTTGCGGTGCTTGTTAATGAAAATTTAGCAAGAGGGACGAATGAATATGCATTTAATGGAACCAATTTGGCGAGCGGAATGTATTTTTATAAAATAGAAACTAATTCTTATGCCCAGACAAAAAAAATGCTTTTACTTAAATAA
- a CDS encoding FIST N-terminal domain-containing protein: MKIQQLKWSKGNNWQPQGDSENSIKPNFILLFGSTGLIKDTQYTDFLKENYPGAVMTGCSTSGEICGTEVSDDTLIATLVEFEKTKLEAHSIDISSPDKSYDLGVGLIKKFDTKDLVHIFVLSDGLNINGSKLVEGMRSVTPSNISITGGLAGDGANFTETYVIDADGNPTSKVITAIGFYGNNLAIGYGSLGGWDSFGIDRLVTKSNDNVLYELDNTPALSLYKSFLGEQAANLPSSGLLFPLSLRSNADSTPVVRTILAIDENKQSLTFAGDIPEGSYVRLMKANFDRLIDGAEEAAKVSLNGASPDLAILISCVGRKLVLKQMVEEEVEAVQGVIGSNAKITGFYSYGEIAPFMKEAKCELHNQTMTITTFKEL, encoded by the coding sequence ATGAAAATTCAACAATTAAAATGGTCAAAAGGAAATAACTGGCAACCTCAGGGAGATTCAGAAAATAGTATAAAGCCAAATTTTATATTATTATTCGGAAGCACCGGCTTAATTAAGGACACACAATACACAGATTTTCTGAAAGAAAATTATCCGGGAGCTGTGATGACGGGCTGTTCGACCTCAGGAGAAATTTGCGGAACTGAAGTTTCAGATGATACTTTAATTGCAACACTTGTTGAATTTGAAAAAACTAAACTTGAAGCTCATAGTATTGACATATCATCACCTGATAAAAGCTATGACCTCGGGGTTGGACTCATCAAAAAGTTTGATACAAAAGACCTTGTTCACATATTCGTTTTATCTGACGGTCTCAACATAAACGGGAGCAAGCTTGTTGAAGGAATGAGAAGCGTAACACCGTCAAACATCAGCATAACCGGAGGGCTCGCAGGAGACGGAGCAAACTTTACGGAAACATACGTAATAGATGCTGATGGAAATCCGACGTCGAAAGTTATAACAGCAATAGGATTTTATGGAAACAATCTCGCAATCGGTTATGGCTCACTGGGGGGCTGGGATAGCTTCGGCATCGACCGTCTTGTAACTAAATCAAACGACAATGTTTTATACGAGCTTGATAACACACCCGCATTATCTCTATATAAATCTTTTCTCGGTGAGCAGGCTGCAAATCTTCCATCATCTGGTTTGCTGTTTCCTCTCAGCTTACGTTCAAATGCAGATTCAACTCCCGTTGTAAGAACAATTCTTGCAATTGATGAAAACAAACAAAGTCTGACATTTGCAGGTGACATTCCTGAAGGTTCATACGTCCGCTTAATGAAAGCAAACTTCGACAGACTAATCGACGGCGCCGAAGAAGCAGCAAAGGTTAGCTTAAACGGGGCAAGTCCCGATTTAGCAATATTAATCAGTTGTGTCGGAAGAAAACTTGTTTTGAAGCAGATGGTAGAAGAAGAAGTCGAGGCAGTTCAGGGAGTCATCGGGTCAAACGCAAAAATTACCGGATTCTATTCTTATGGTGAAATCGCACCGTTCATGAAAGAAGCAAAGTGCGAGCTTCATAACCAGACAATGACAATAACTACATTTAAGGAACTTTAA
- a CDS encoding ATP-binding protein, with product MTDISNFHRLLKRQIDKHLKSIDVNTPEMQNFLTAINEAYSSFNNDHKQLERTLELSSNELFKANEKLNKYTEELEEKVKERTTELEQSKNFLDAILNAVANPIFVKDEDHRFLMANDVMCELLGKHHIELLGKNDFDFFPKEEADVFRAHDDIVFKTRTENINEEQLTDKDGVQRTILTKKTLFSNGQKKDFLVGTITDLTERKKMEEEMREKNEQLMSYSNELGKINKELDQFAYIVSHDLKAPLRAIVNLSMWIEEEIEEKISADTKKNFDMLRGRVQRMEDLINGILEYSRIGRLKSNLSLLNINDFLKEIIENLDPPDNFKFNIQENMPTSKFDKILLEQVFSNLISNAIKYNNNPNPEISIEFKDETNYYQFSVSDNGGGIDKQFHDKIFTIFQTLQSRDKFESTGVGLAIVKKIIEDTGGKIWLESEKGKGAKFFFTWLKHN from the coding sequence ATGACTGATATCAGCAACTTTCACCGCCTTCTCAAACGGCAGATTGACAAGCATTTAAAATCTATTGATGTAAACACGCCTGAAATGCAGAATTTTCTCACTGCAATAAATGAAGCGTATTCCAGTTTTAATAACGACCATAAGCAGCTTGAAAGAACGCTTGAGCTGAGTTCAAATGAGCTTTTCAAGGCAAACGAAAAGCTGAACAAATATACCGAAGAGCTTGAAGAAAAGGTCAAAGAAAGAACAACCGAGCTTGAACAATCCAAAAATTTCCTTGACGCAATTCTGAATGCTGTTGCAAATCCTATTTTCGTGAAAGACGAAGACCACAGGTTCTTAATGGCAAATGATGTAATGTGCGAACTGCTTGGCAAGCATCATATCGAACTGCTTGGCAAAAATGATTTCGATTTTTTTCCCAAAGAAGAAGCTGATGTTTTCAGAGCTCATGACGATATTGTTTTTAAAACACGTACTGAAAACATAAATGAAGAACAGCTAACCGATAAAGATGGCGTTCAGCGGACTATTCTGACAAAGAAAACTTTATTCTCTAACGGACAGAAAAAAGATTTTCTGGTCGGCACAATTACGGACCTTACTGAGCGTAAGAAGATGGAAGAGGAGATGAGGGAAAAGAATGAACAGCTTATGTCTTACTCAAACGAACTCGGAAAAATAAACAAAGAGCTCGATCAGTTTGCCTATATCGTATCGCATGACTTAAAAGCACCGCTCCGCGCAATAGTTAATCTTTCAATGTGGATTGAGGAAGAAATAGAAGAAAAGATTTCTGCTGATACTAAAAAGAATTTTGACATGCTTCGAGGAAGAGTTCAAAGAATGGAAGATTTGATTAACGGAATTCTTGAGTATTCGCGTATCGGACGTCTGAAATCCAATTTATCGCTTCTTAATATAAATGATTTTCTTAAAGAAATAATTGAAAACCTTGACCCGCCCGATAATTTTAAGTTTAACATTCAGGAAAATATGCCGACAAGCAAGTTTGATAAAATTTTGCTTGAACAAGTTTTTTCAAACCTCATAAGTAATGCAATTAAATATAATAACAATCCGAACCCTGAAATTAGTATTGAATTTAAAGACGAAACAAATTACTATCAATTCTCCGTTTCGGACAATGGAGGGGGAATAGACAAGCAGTTCCACGATAAAATCTTTACGATTTTTCAGACATTACAATCACGTGACAAGTTTGAAAGCACCGGTGTGGGCTTAGCAATAGTGAAGAAAATCATTGAAGATACGGGTGGAAAAATATGGCTCGAATCAGAAAAAGGAAAAGGAGCAAAGTTTTTCTTTACATGGTTAAAACATAATTAA
- a CDS encoding response regulator, whose amino-acid sequence MGDSLINILLVEDDEVDVMNVMRAFKKNNIKNPLYVAENGLDALAILRGESTEKIVPMPRIILLDLNMPKMGGIEFLKELRNDDRLKNISVFVMTTSNEDNDKIEAYNLNVAGYILKPLSIEKFISAVGILKNYWMLCEFPIMTN is encoded by the coding sequence ATGGGAGACAGCTTAATTAATATTTTACTCGTTGAAGATGATGAAGTCGATGTGATGAACGTAATGAGAGCTTTCAAAAAGAATAACATAAAAAACCCGCTGTATGTTGCGGAAAACGGACTGGATGCTCTTGCGATTCTTCGCGGAGAATCAACTGAGAAAATCGTTCCGATGCCGAGAATTATTTTGCTTGATTTAAATATGCCTAAAATGGGAGGCATTGAATTTCTTAAAGAACTCCGTAATGATGACAGATTAAAAAACATTTCCGTATTTGTTATGACTACTTCAAATGAAGATAATGACAAAATTGAAGCTTACAACTTAAATGTTGCAGGTTATATTCTAAAGCCATTATCAATCGAAAAATTTATTTCTGCAGTCGGCATTCTGAAAAATTACTGGATGCTCTGTGAATTTCCGATTATGACTAACTAA